The Coregonus clupeaformis isolate EN_2021a chromosome 20, ASM2061545v1, whole genome shotgun sequence genome contains a region encoding:
- the LOC121533377 gene encoding kininogen-1, with the protein MKLGVRLCVLVVLSLQFWAPGQGQDLEPEQVLVFCDDKDVETAVDLALVKYNEKRPYGNQLALYQILEASTSQKDSGTQYFVEFNGRVTDCPAGGNKVWKDCDYLPTGNKVPSPCNATVHMSETDKEVLAVFCDPVVEAPVVAERSTCLGCPREIDVDSEDLKAPVTYSITRFNADSDSSHHFVLNSVGFATRQVVAGFRYRLMFDMRKSNCSKADHKELNDECHPDPEDVELAHCNSTVDVAPWRHETAEANVECAPGPLQNFEVFRRRPPGWSPLRNFNNFAEATPASTASAKEESLEESQELSPTAVTTASRDPEPALPPTTTAESPFHCPSKPWKQFVPPTTPSSEQEKRTTPLPVIEEGLSDLDLLGKK; encoded by the exons ATGAAACTGGGAGTGAGACTATGTGTGCTAGTAGTGCTCTCTCTCCAATTTTGGGCTCCAGGACAGGGGCAGGATCTGGAGCCAGAGCAGGTCCTTGTGTTCTGTGATGACAAAGATGTGGAGACAGCTGTGGACTTGGCCCTTGTCAAGTATAATGAGAAGCGTCCTTATGGAAATCAACTAGCACTCTACCAGATTCTGGAGGCCTCAACG TCTCAGAAGGACTCAGGCACTCAGTACTTTGTGGAATTCAATGGCAGGGTCACTGACTGTCCAGCAGGGGGAAACAAAGTCTGGAAAGACTGTGACTACCTCCCCACTGGGAACAAG GTGCCAAGCCCTTGTAATGCAACGGTCCACATGTCAGAGACCGATAAAGAGGTCCTGGCAGTTTTCTGTGACCCAGTTG TGGAGGCCCCTGTTGTTGCTGAACGCTCCACATGTCTGGGGTGTCCTAGGGAGATTGACGTGGACAGTGAGGACCTAAAGGCTCCCGTGACATACTCCATCACCAGGTTCAATGCTGATTCTGACTCCAGCCATCACTTTGTCCTGAACAGTGTTGGTTTCGCTACGAGACAG GTGGTTGCTGGATTCAGGTATAGACTGATGTTCGATATGAGGAAAAGCAATTGCTCCAAAGCGGACCACAAAGAGCTGAACGATGAATGTCATCCAGATCCTGAAGATGTG GAACTTGCTCACTGCAATTCTACAGTAGATGTGGCACCTTGGAGGCATGAGACTGCAGAAGCAAATGTGGAATGTGCACCAGGTCCCCTTCAGAATTTT GAAGTCTTTAGAAGAAGGCCTCCTGGATGGTCTCCCTTGAGGAACTTCAACAATTTTGCTGAAGCAACCCCAGCCTCAACTGCTTCAGCTAAAGAGGAGTCTTTAGAGGAGTCTCAGGAGCTCAGCCCGACTGCTGTCACCACGGCTAGCAGAGACCCAGAGCCAGCCCTGCCCCCCACAACTACTGCAGAGAGCCCTTTCCACTGCCCCTCCAAGCCCTGGAAGCAGTTTGTCCCCCCAACAACCCCCAGCTCTGAACAGGAGAAACGCACAACACCTTTGCCAGTGATAGAGGAGGGCTTAAGTGATTTAGACTTGCTGGGAAAAAAATAA
- the LOC121533376 gene encoding phosphatidylinositol 4,5-bisphosphate 3-kinase catalytic subunit alpha isoform isoform X2 yields the protein MPMDPIVGLYMFTPPTLNRHKNFQSTSMANWTKVIAEAIRKKTRSMLLSPEQLKMCVQEYQGKYILKVCGCDEYLLEKCPLSQYKYVRSCIMLGRMPNLMLMAKDSLYSQLPMDNFTMPSYARRISTATPYMNGESSTKSLWTINGTLRIRVLCATYVNVNIRDIDKIYVRTGIYHGGEQMCDNVNTQRVPCSNPRWNEWLTYDMYIPDIPRAARLCLSICSVKGRKGAKEEHCPLAWGNVNLFDYTHTLVSGKMALNLWPVPHGLEDLLNPIGVTGSNPNKETPCLELEFDYFSSPVKFPDMTTVEGHANWTISRELGFNYCQSGQSNRVARDHALTDSDNEQLRQVCNRDPLSEITEQEKDFLWRHRHYCVNIPEILPKILLAVKWNSRDEVAQMYCLLKDWPAIKPEQAMELLDCNYPDPMIRDFAVRCLEKYLTDDKLSQYLIQLVQVLKYEQYLDNPLVRFLLKKALTNQRIGHFFFWHLKSEMHNKTVSQRFGLLLESYCRACGMYLKHLSRQVEAMEKLINLTDILKQEKKDETQKVQMKFLVEQMRRPDYMDALQNFTSPLNPAHQLGNIRLEECRIMSSAKRPLWLNWENPDIMSELLFQNNEIIFKNGDDLRQDMLTLQIIRIMENIWQNQGLDLRMLPYGCMSLGDCVGLIEVVRSSHTIMQIQCKGGLKGALQFNSSTLHQWLKDKNKGEMYDLAVDLFTRSCAGYCVATFILGIGDRHNSNIMVKDDGQLFHIDFGHFLDHKKKKFGYKRERVPFVLTQDFLIVISKGTQECTKTREFERFQEMCYKAYLAIRQHANLFINLFSMMLGSGMPELQSFDDIAYIRKTLALDKTEQEALDYFMKQMNDAHHGGWTTKMDWIFHTIRQHALN from the exons ATGCCAATGGACCCCATAGTCGGGCTTTATATGTTTACCCCCCCAACGTTGAATCGACACAAGAACTTCCAAAGCACATCCATGGCAAACTGGACAAAG GTGATAGCCGAGGCCATCAGGAAGAAGACCAGGAGCATGCTGTTGTCCCCTGAACAACTCAAGATGtgtgtgcaggagtaccagggcAAGTACATCCTCAAGGTGTGTGGCTGTGACGAGTACCTCCTGGAGAAATGCCCCCTGAGTCAATATAAG TATGTGAGAAGTTGCATCATGCTTGGCAGGATGCCCAACCTCATGCTGATGGCGAAGGATAGCCTTTACTCTCAGTTACCCATGGACAACTTCACCATGCCCTCCTACGCCAGGCGCATCTCCACCGCCACCCCCTACATGAACGGAGAGTCCTCCACCAAGTCTCTGTGGACCATCAACGGCACCCTGCGGATACGAGTCCTCTGTGCCACATACGTCAATGTGAACATTCGGGATATAGATAAG ATTTATGTGCGAACCGGCATCTACCATGGAGGGGAGCAGATGTGTGACAATGTGAACACGCAGCGTGTGCCATGCTCTAATCCCAG GTGGAACGAGTGGCTGACCTACGACATGTACATTCCCGACATCCCCCGGGCGGCCcgcctctgtctctccatctgctCTGTGAAAGGCAGGAAAGGGGCGAAGGAG GAGCACTGTCCACTGGCGTGGGGGAACGTCAACCTGTTTGACTACACTCACACCCTGGTCTCTGGTAAAATGGCTCTGAACCTGTGGCCTGTACCCCACGGCCTGGAGGACCTACTCAACCCCATCGGAGTCACAGGCTCCAACCCCAACAAG gaAACGCCCTGTCTAGAGCTGGAGTTTGACTACTTCAGCAGTCCTGTTAAGTTCCCAGACATGACCACCGTGGAGGGACATGCTAACTGGACCATATCCAGGGAGCTTGGCTTCAACTACTGCCAGTCAGGCCAG AGTAACAGAGTGGCGCGAGACCACGCCTTAACGGACAGTGATAACGAGCAGCTGAGACAGGTGTGCAACCGAGACCCCCTCTCTGAGATCACAGAGCAGGAGAAGGACTTCCTCTGGAGGCACAG GCACTACTGTGTAAATATACCTGAAATCCTGCCCAAGATCCTATTGGCTGTGAAGTGGAACTCCAGAGATGAAGTAGCACAG ATGTATTGCCTTCTGAAGGATTGGCCAGCAATAAAACCAGAGCAAGCCATGGAGCTGCTGGATTGTAACTATCCAGACCCAATGATCCGTGACTTTGCGGTTCGGTGCCTTGAGAAGTATTTGACCGATGACAAACTCTCTCAGTACCTCATTCAGTTGGTCCAG GTTCTGAAATACGAGCAGTACCTTGATAACCCACTGGTACGATTTCTGCTGAAAAAGGCCTTGACTAACCAAAGGATAGGACACTTCTTTTTCTGGCACTTAAA GTCTGAGATGCACAATAAGACAGTGAGCCAGCGGTTCGGCCTGCTGCTTGAGTCCTACTGCCGGGCCTGTGGCATGTACCTGAAGCACCTGAGCAGACAAGTGGAGGCCATGGAGAAACTCATCAACCTCACCGACATCCTCAAACAGGAGAAGAAGGACGAGACTCAGAAG GTGCAGATGAAGTTTCTGGTGGAGCAGATGAGGAGGCCAGACTACATGGACGCCTTGCAGAACTTCACCTCCCCCCTCAACCCTGCACACCAGCTGGGAAACATACG GCTTGAGGAGTGCAGAATCATGTCATCTGCCAAAAGGCCACTGTGGCTCAACTGGGAAAACCCTGACATCATGTCCGAGCTCCTCTTCCAGAACAATGAGATCATATTCAAAAACGGAGACG ACCTGCGACAGGACATGCTAACACTTCAGATCATCAGAATCATGGAGAACATTTGGCAGAACCAGGGTCTAGACCTCAGGATGTTGCCGTATGGCTGCATGTCTTTAGGTGACTGTGTGGGGCTGATCGAGGTGGTGCGGAGCTCTCACACCATCATGCAGATCCAGTGTAAAGGTGGCCTGAAGGGGGCGCTACAGTTCAACAGCTCAACACTACACCAGTGGCTCAAAGACAAGAATAAGGGAGAGAT GTATGACCTGGCCGTTGACTTGTTTACGCGATCCTGTGCTGGGTATTGCGTGGCCACCTTCATCCTAGGCATCGGTGACAGACACAACAGTAACATAATGGTGAAGGATGATGGGCAG CTGTTCCACATAGATTTTGGCCATTTCCTGGATCACAAGAAAAAGAAATTTGGCTACAAGCGAGAGCGAGTTCCGTTTGTCCTAACTCAAGATTTCTTGATTGTGATCAGCAAAGGGACCCAGGAGTGCACTAAGACCAGAGAGTTTGAGAG ATTTCAGGAGATGTGTTATAAGGCCTACTTGGCCATTCGTCAGCATGCCAACCTCTTCATCAACCTGTTCTCCATGATGCTGGGCTCCGGGATGCCCGAGCTGCAGTCCTTCGATGACATTGCCTACATCCGTAAAACGCTGGCCCTGGACAAGACTGAGCAGGAGGCCCTGGACTACTTCATGAAGCAGATGAATGACGCCCACCATGGCGGCTGGACCACCAAGATGGACTGGATTTTCCACACCATCCGCCAGCACGCGCTTAACTAA
- the LOC121533376 gene encoding phosphatidylinositol 4,5-bisphosphate 3-kinase catalytic subunit alpha isoform isoform X1, with the protein MPPRPSSGELWGIHLMPPRIFVDCLLPNGMILILECLREATLITIKHELFKEARKYPLHHLLQEENSYIFVSVTQEAEREEFYDETRRLCDLRLFQPFLKVIEPVGNREEKILNREIGFAIGMPVCEFDLVKDPEVQDFRRNILNVCKDSVELRDANGPHSRALYVYPPNVESTQELPKHIHGKLDKGQIIVVIWVIVSPNNDKQKYTLKINHDCVPEQVIAEAIRKKTRSMLLSPEQLKMCVQEYQGKYILKVCGCDEYLLEKCPLSQYKYVRSCIMLGRMPNLMLMAKDSLYSQLPMDNFTMPSYARRISTATPYMNGESSTKSLWTINGTLRIRVLCATYVNVNIRDIDKIYVRTGIYHGGEQMCDNVNTQRVPCSNPRWNEWLTYDMYIPDIPRAARLCLSICSVKGRKGAKEEHCPLAWGNVNLFDYTHTLVSGKMALNLWPVPHGLEDLLNPIGVTGSNPNKETPCLELEFDYFSSPVKFPDMTTVEGHANWTISRELGFNYCQSGQSNRVARDHALTDSDNEQLRQVCNRDPLSEITEQEKDFLWRHRHYCVNIPEILPKILLAVKWNSRDEVAQMYCLLKDWPAIKPEQAMELLDCNYPDPMIRDFAVRCLEKYLTDDKLSQYLIQLVQVLKYEQYLDNPLVRFLLKKALTNQRIGHFFFWHLKSEMHNKTVSQRFGLLLESYCRACGMYLKHLSRQVEAMEKLINLTDILKQEKKDETQKVQMKFLVEQMRRPDYMDALQNFTSPLNPAHQLGNIRLEECRIMSSAKRPLWLNWENPDIMSELLFQNNEIIFKNGDDLRQDMLTLQIIRIMENIWQNQGLDLRMLPYGCMSLGDCVGLIEVVRSSHTIMQIQCKGGLKGALQFNSSTLHQWLKDKNKGEMYDLAVDLFTRSCAGYCVATFILGIGDRHNSNIMVKDDGQLFHIDFGHFLDHKKKKFGYKRERVPFVLTQDFLIVISKGTQECTKTREFERFQEMCYKAYLAIRQHANLFINLFSMMLGSGMPELQSFDDIAYIRKTLALDKTEQEALDYFMKQMNDAHHGGWTTKMDWIFHTIRQHALN; encoded by the exons ATGCCTCCTAGGCCTTCTTCTGGTGAATTATGGGGCATCCATTTGATGCCCCCCAGGATCTTTGTGGACTGCTTGTTGCCAAATGGGATGATCCTGATCCTCGAGTGCCTCCGTGAGGCCACGCTCATCACCATCAAACATGAACTGTTCAAGGAGGCCAGGAAGTACCCCCTGCATCACCTACTACAGGAGGAGAACTCTTACATCTTTGTCAGTGTTACGCAGGAGGCAGAACGAGAGGAGTTCTACGATGAAACTAGGAGACTATGTGATCTCAGGCTCTTTCAGCCTTTTCTGAAGGTCATCGAACCGGTTGGCAACCGAGAGGAGAAAATTCTGAACCGAGAAATTG GATTCGCAATTGGTATGCCTGTGTGTGAGTTTGACTTAGTAAAGGACCCTGAGGTGCAGGACTTCAGGAGGAATATTCTTAACGTCTGTAAGGATTCAGTAGAACTCCGAGATGCCAATGGACCCCATAGTCGGGCTTTATATGTTTACCCCCCCAACGTTGAATCGACACAAGAACTTCCAAAGCACATCCATGGCAAACTGGACAAAG GTCAAATCATTGTAGTGATCTGGGTTATTGTCTCTCCCAACAATGACAAGCAGAAATACACCCTGAAGATCAACCATGATTGTGTGCCAGAACAGGTGATAGCCGAGGCCATCAGGAAGAAGACCAGGAGCATGCTGTTGTCCCCTGAACAACTCAAGATGtgtgtgcaggagtaccagggcAAGTACATCCTCAAGGTGTGTGGCTGTGACGAGTACCTCCTGGAGAAATGCCCCCTGAGTCAATATAAG TATGTGAGAAGTTGCATCATGCTTGGCAGGATGCCCAACCTCATGCTGATGGCGAAGGATAGCCTTTACTCTCAGTTACCCATGGACAACTTCACCATGCCCTCCTACGCCAGGCGCATCTCCACCGCCACCCCCTACATGAACGGAGAGTCCTCCACCAAGTCTCTGTGGACCATCAACGGCACCCTGCGGATACGAGTCCTCTGTGCCACATACGTCAATGTGAACATTCGGGATATAGATAAG ATTTATGTGCGAACCGGCATCTACCATGGAGGGGAGCAGATGTGTGACAATGTGAACACGCAGCGTGTGCCATGCTCTAATCCCAG GTGGAACGAGTGGCTGACCTACGACATGTACATTCCCGACATCCCCCGGGCGGCCcgcctctgtctctccatctgctCTGTGAAAGGCAGGAAAGGGGCGAAGGAG GAGCACTGTCCACTGGCGTGGGGGAACGTCAACCTGTTTGACTACACTCACACCCTGGTCTCTGGTAAAATGGCTCTGAACCTGTGGCCTGTACCCCACGGCCTGGAGGACCTACTCAACCCCATCGGAGTCACAGGCTCCAACCCCAACAAG gaAACGCCCTGTCTAGAGCTGGAGTTTGACTACTTCAGCAGTCCTGTTAAGTTCCCAGACATGACCACCGTGGAGGGACATGCTAACTGGACCATATCCAGGGAGCTTGGCTTCAACTACTGCCAGTCAGGCCAG AGTAACAGAGTGGCGCGAGACCACGCCTTAACGGACAGTGATAACGAGCAGCTGAGACAGGTGTGCAACCGAGACCCCCTCTCTGAGATCACAGAGCAGGAGAAGGACTTCCTCTGGAGGCACAG GCACTACTGTGTAAATATACCTGAAATCCTGCCCAAGATCCTATTGGCTGTGAAGTGGAACTCCAGAGATGAAGTAGCACAG ATGTATTGCCTTCTGAAGGATTGGCCAGCAATAAAACCAGAGCAAGCCATGGAGCTGCTGGATTGTAACTATCCAGACCCAATGATCCGTGACTTTGCGGTTCGGTGCCTTGAGAAGTATTTGACCGATGACAAACTCTCTCAGTACCTCATTCAGTTGGTCCAG GTTCTGAAATACGAGCAGTACCTTGATAACCCACTGGTACGATTTCTGCTGAAAAAGGCCTTGACTAACCAAAGGATAGGACACTTCTTTTTCTGGCACTTAAA GTCTGAGATGCACAATAAGACAGTGAGCCAGCGGTTCGGCCTGCTGCTTGAGTCCTACTGCCGGGCCTGTGGCATGTACCTGAAGCACCTGAGCAGACAAGTGGAGGCCATGGAGAAACTCATCAACCTCACCGACATCCTCAAACAGGAGAAGAAGGACGAGACTCAGAAG GTGCAGATGAAGTTTCTGGTGGAGCAGATGAGGAGGCCAGACTACATGGACGCCTTGCAGAACTTCACCTCCCCCCTCAACCCTGCACACCAGCTGGGAAACATACG GCTTGAGGAGTGCAGAATCATGTCATCTGCCAAAAGGCCACTGTGGCTCAACTGGGAAAACCCTGACATCATGTCCGAGCTCCTCTTCCAGAACAATGAGATCATATTCAAAAACGGAGACG ACCTGCGACAGGACATGCTAACACTTCAGATCATCAGAATCATGGAGAACATTTGGCAGAACCAGGGTCTAGACCTCAGGATGTTGCCGTATGGCTGCATGTCTTTAGGTGACTGTGTGGGGCTGATCGAGGTGGTGCGGAGCTCTCACACCATCATGCAGATCCAGTGTAAAGGTGGCCTGAAGGGGGCGCTACAGTTCAACAGCTCAACACTACACCAGTGGCTCAAAGACAAGAATAAGGGAGAGAT GTATGACCTGGCCGTTGACTTGTTTACGCGATCCTGTGCTGGGTATTGCGTGGCCACCTTCATCCTAGGCATCGGTGACAGACACAACAGTAACATAATGGTGAAGGATGATGGGCAG CTGTTCCACATAGATTTTGGCCATTTCCTGGATCACAAGAAAAAGAAATTTGGCTACAAGCGAGAGCGAGTTCCGTTTGTCCTAACTCAAGATTTCTTGATTGTGATCAGCAAAGGGACCCAGGAGTGCACTAAGACCAGAGAGTTTGAGAG ATTTCAGGAGATGTGTTATAAGGCCTACTTGGCCATTCGTCAGCATGCCAACCTCTTCATCAACCTGTTCTCCATGATGCTGGGCTCCGGGATGCCCGAGCTGCAGTCCTTCGATGACATTGCCTACATCCGTAAAACGCTGGCCCTGGACAAGACTGAGCAGGAGGCCCTGGACTACTTCATGAAGCAGATGAATGACGCCCACCATGGCGGCTGGACCACCAAGATGGACTGGATTTTCCACACCATCCGCCAGCACGCGCTTAACTAA